The following coding sequences are from one Candidatus Nitrosopumilus sp. SW window:
- a CDS encoding VOC family protein, whose amino-acid sequence MNIKKVGNVILAVKDLDKSIKFYNEIIGLPIKNQRRTWVDLGTSGALLSLHPASLTEQHGNALESGITIGFLVGDVKSAVEELREKGVKIHREIVEKDAGKNAVISDPDDYLISLFEPSFSDKAEQTGGYHGFTPA is encoded by the coding sequence GTGAATATCAAAAAAGTCGGAAATGTGATTTTGGCCGTAAAAGACCTAGACAAATCAATTAAGTTCTATAATGAAATTATTGGCCTCCCAATAAAAAATCAAAGAAGAACTTGGGTAGATTTGGGCACTTCTGGAGCTTTATTGAGTCTTCATCCTGCTTCATTAACTGAACAGCATGGAAATGCTCTTGAAAGTGGAATCACAATCGGTTTTCTAGTTGGAGATGTAAAATCTGCAGTTGAAGAACTAAGGGAGAAGGGAGTTAAAATTCATCGTGAAATTGTCGAAAAAGATGCAGGAAAAAATGCTGTAATTTCTGACCCTGATGATTACTTGATTTCCTTGTTTGAACCAAGTTTCTCAGATAAAGCTGAACAAACTGGTGGATACCACGGATTTACACCTGCTTAG
- a CDS encoding A24 family peptidase C-terminal domain-containing protein, whose amino-acid sequence MEGISDLFLIRIGLALFMLVVGGFFDIWKREVHDYVWIIFGSAGAVLLLFEPFQMNALYSTLFALIIAPISIIIWRMGLFGGADAFALIALAIIAPQMTFSENMVTPFTTLSNAAVLFIVPLLVNLVHNIISKLRGEDIFEGFEESIHKKILASLLGYRSKNPKHGFLIEKTEGHVKKIVLSLHHVDNENFSQESNTWITPGIPYLLMIAGGFLIQLAYGDLILTSLGI is encoded by the coding sequence TTGGAAGGAATTTCTGACCTATTTTTAATCCGAATTGGATTGGCATTATTCATGTTAGTTGTTGGAGGTTTTTTTGATATTTGGAAAAGAGAGGTGCATGATTATGTTTGGATTATTTTTGGTTCTGCAGGGGCGGTATTGTTACTTTTTGAACCATTTCAAATGAATGCTCTTTACTCTACACTATTTGCATTGATTATTGCCCCGATTTCAATAATAATTTGGAGAATGGGATTGTTTGGAGGGGCTGATGCTTTTGCCCTGATTGCATTGGCCATAATTGCCCCTCAAATGACATTTAGTGAAAACATGGTCACACCATTCACAACATTATCAAACGCAGCAGTACTGTTCATAGTACCACTATTGGTAAATCTTGTGCACAATATTATTTCTAAACTTCGAGGAGAGGATATTTTTGAAGGATTTGAAGAATCAATACACAAAAAAATTTTGGCGTCTTTGTTAGGATATAGATCAAAAAATCCAAAACATGGATTTTTGATTGAAAAAACTGAGGGTCATGTTAAAAAAATAGTTCTATCACTTCATCATGTTGATAATGAAAATTTTTCCCAAGAATCAAACACATGGATAACTCCTGGAATCCCATATTTGTTAATGATTGCCGGAGGATTTTTAATTCAATTAGCATATGGAGATCTCATTTTAACTAGTTTAGGTATTTGA
- a CDS encoding HD family hydrolase, whose amino-acid sequence MSEDFLEIAANLKNISRQGWIDKLSIEKPESVADHTFSMAIIGMMISDLENLNFEKILKMVLLHDLAESKVGDIVPDKMNIQEKQKLENSAFEKIVKTLPESLMTKYTEIWKEYQENDSIESQIVHQIDKLEMALQAKIYQSQGYSKEKLEIFLESAKSNITHPKLKELFTKIVDEN is encoded by the coding sequence ATGTCAGAAGATTTTTTGGAAATTGCCGCAAATCTAAAAAACATTTCACGTCAAGGATGGATTGACAAATTATCCATTGAAAAACCAGAATCTGTTGCAGATCATACTTTTTCAATGGCAATAATAGGAATGATGATTTCTGATTTAGAAAATTTGAATTTTGAAAAAATTCTAAAAATGGTTTTACTACATGATTTAGCAGAATCAAAGGTAGGAGATATTGTTCCAGATAAAATGAATATTCAAGAAAAACAAAAATTAGAAAACTCTGCATTTGAAAAAATTGTTAAAACTCTACCTGAATCACTGATGACAAAATATACTGAAATTTGGAAAGAGTATCAGGAAAACGATTCCATTGAAAGTCAAATAGTGCATCAAATTGACAAATTAGAGATGGCACTTCAAGCAAAAATATACCAATCACAAGGATATTCTAAAGAAAAGTTAGAAATATTCTTGGAATCCGCAAAATCAAACATAACTCATCCTAAATTAAAAGAATTATTTACAAAGATAGTTGATGAAAATTAA
- the gatA gene encoding Asp-tRNA(Asn)/Glu-tRNA(Gln) amidotransferase subunit GatA: MNLKISALDYVQEVQNGNISAEDFTAATLERIHDVDEKLHAFLSVNDEAVDQAREIDKKIKSGQKVGACFGMPISIKDNMCIKNSKTTCASKMLENFVAPYDATVISKLKEQDAIFIGKANMDEFAMGLTTEFSAFGPSKNPWNVDCTPGGSSGGSAVSVSAFECIASLGSDTGGSVRNPASFCSAVGYKPTYGLISRYGLISYANSIEQIGPVTRTVKDTAFLLNMIAGLDPNDNTTVDNSNEDYLTGIDSGVEGKKIGIIKEMTTEGTDPAVLSATKDAVSKLEGLGAICEEVSLDMVKYSVAAYYTITATEAGSNLARYDNLRYGYDFPVEGYEFNSYIQKARKNFGPEVTRRMIIGGFVPSAGHAGKYFLKALKVKNKLTKEINEAFKKYDLLIAPTVPILPFKLGEKIDDPVSLFLVDINTVTANLTGKPAISVPFAISNGLPIGIQLLADSMNDKLLLQAAYALEQTVTLPEVPI, translated from the coding sequence ATGAATCTCAAAATTTCTGCTCTAGACTATGTACAAGAAGTACAAAATGGAAATATTTCTGCTGAAGATTTTACTGCCGCTACTTTAGAAAGAATTCATGATGTGGATGAAAAACTACATGCTTTTTTATCTGTTAATGATGAAGCAGTTGATCAAGCCAGAGAGATTGATAAGAAAATAAAGTCTGGACAAAAAGTAGGTGCTTGTTTTGGAATGCCAATATCCATCAAAGATAACATGTGTATCAAAAACAGTAAAACTACATGTGCCTCAAAGATGCTTGAGAATTTTGTTGCCCCTTATGATGCAACTGTAATCTCAAAACTCAAAGAACAAGATGCAATTTTCATCGGAAAAGCAAACATGGATGAATTTGCAATGGGATTGACAACCGAATTTAGTGCATTTGGTCCAAGCAAAAATCCTTGGAATGTTGATTGTACTCCGGGCGGTTCATCTGGAGGTAGTGCTGTTTCTGTAAGTGCGTTTGAATGTATCGCATCACTAGGTTCTGATACTGGCGGTTCAGTTAGAAACCCTGCTAGTTTCTGTTCTGCAGTTGGCTACAAACCAACATATGGTTTGATTAGTAGATATGGTCTCATCTCTTATGCAAACAGTATTGAGCAGATTGGACCTGTAACTAGAACTGTAAAGGATACTGCGTTTTTGTTAAACATGATTGCGGGATTAGACCCTAATGACAACACCACTGTTGATAACAGTAATGAAGACTATCTTACAGGCATAGATTCTGGTGTTGAAGGCAAGAAAATAGGCATAATCAAAGAAATGACTACTGAGGGTACAGACCCTGCAGTATTATCTGCCACCAAAGATGCTGTTTCAAAACTTGAGGGTCTTGGTGCAATATGTGAAGAAGTTTCACTTGATATGGTAAAGTATTCTGTTGCAGCATATTATACAATTACTGCAACTGAAGCTGGAAGTAACCTTGCAAGATATGATAACCTGAGATATGGTTATGATTTTCCAGTTGAAGGGTATGAATTTAATTCCTACATTCAAAAAGCAAGAAAGAACTTTGGACCTGAAGTTACACGAAGAATGATTATTGGTGGATTTGTTCCATCTGCAGGACATGCTGGAAAATATTTCCTCAAAGCACTTAAAGTAAAAAATAAACTTACCAAAGAAATCAATGAGGCATTTAAAAAATATGATTTACTAATTGCTCCAACGGTTCCTATTTTACCATTTAAACTTGGAGAAAAGATTGATGATCCTGTTTCATTATTCTTAGTAGACATTAACACTGTTACTGCAAATCTTACTGGTAAACCTGCAATTTCTGTTCCATTTGCAATTTCAAATGGATTGCCTATTGGAATACAACTGTTGGCAGATTCTATGAATGATAAATTATTACTTCAAGCTGCATATGCATTAGAGCAAACTGTAACATTGCCGGAGGTTCCAATTTGA
- a CDS encoding AMP-binding protein — protein sequence MSNFEFIPTQKQVEESNIFRFMKKHGISSLSELSKKAKDELEWFWQEVDKDIGVVWDSPYSQILDSSNGIAHSKWFVGGKTNIYKSTVEKFVKNTPNKTAYHFVSEDGTTSNLTYQELDNKVSKLANGLKLLGVKKGDVVAIYLPMIQEAILAILASAKIGAVQTVIFSGYSTESLYIRLQDCNAKVLFVSDGFYRKGKSISQKEIMQKAIQDTCVEKTIVVNYKGVDKYEKSKNIVFFNELTESQNPICNTEVMDSEDPLFILYTSGTTGKPKGVLHVHGGFSVFAGHQASYLIDLQAQDVLFWPADIGWITGLVWNVYGLLMMGASSVIYDGALDFPKSDRVWKILSEYDATIFGISPTATRLFKKNNEEPLKSFSLDKIKNIPTTGEPLDEDSWWWLFEKIGNKKIPIMNLSGGTEIGGAMLSVFPGMKLKPSTVGIPVPGMNLDVVDDDGNSVKNKNGYLVIRSPWPGMTRGLLNDNERFIETYWSRFENVWFHGDYVYVDEDDLWYMRGRTDDVINVSGHRMSTAEIEHTVISHEKISDAASIAIPDDLTGEAIVVFFVSDNKNDSNLESTISDFIGEKIGKVAKPKFVFQLTDLPKTRTGKIMRRLLKAKLLGMDLGDLSSLENPLVLDEVSKLG from the coding sequence TTGTCAAATTTTGAATTTATTCCAACACAAAAACAAGTTGAAGAATCGAATATCTTTCGTTTTATGAAAAAACACGGAATATCATCCTTGTCTGAACTATCAAAAAAGGCAAAAGATGAACTCGAATGGTTTTGGCAAGAAGTTGACAAGGATATTGGAGTAGTTTGGGACTCTCCTTATTCCCAAATACTAGATTCTTCAAATGGGATAGCACATTCTAAATGGTTTGTAGGTGGTAAAACAAACATCTACAAATCTACAGTTGAAAAGTTTGTAAAGAATACTCCAAATAAAACTGCATATCATTTTGTTTCAGAAGATGGAACAACATCCAATCTTACCTACCAAGAATTAGATAACAAAGTGTCAAAACTTGCAAATGGTCTAAAATTGCTAGGTGTCAAAAAAGGAGATGTTGTGGCAATTTATCTTCCAATGATTCAAGAGGCAATTTTGGCAATTTTAGCATCTGCAAAAATTGGCGCAGTTCAGACTGTGATATTTTCAGGATATAGTACTGAATCACTTTACATAAGATTACAAGACTGCAATGCCAAAGTTCTATTTGTTTCAGATGGATTTTACCGAAAAGGAAAATCAATATCTCAAAAAGAAATCATGCAAAAAGCAATCCAAGATACATGTGTGGAAAAAACAATTGTTGTAAATTACAAAGGCGTTGACAAATATGAAAAATCCAAAAATATTGTATTTTTTAATGAATTAACAGAATCTCAAAATCCTATTTGTAACACGGAGGTAATGGATTCAGAAGATCCTCTCTTTATTTTGTATACTTCTGGAACTACTGGAAAACCAAAGGGAGTTTTGCACGTTCATGGGGGATTTTCAGTGTTTGCTGGTCATCAGGCATCATATTTGATTGATTTACAGGCACAAGATGTACTATTTTGGCCTGCCGATATTGGATGGATTACTGGTCTTGTTTGGAATGTCTATGGATTGCTGATGATGGGTGCCAGTTCTGTGATATATGATGGGGCATTAGATTTTCCAAAATCTGACAGAGTCTGGAAAATTTTATCTGAATATGATGCAACAATCTTTGGAATATCTCCAACTGCTACAAGATTATTTAAAAAAAATAATGAAGAACCGCTGAAAAGTTTCTCCCTAGATAAAATTAAAAACATCCCAACAACTGGTGAACCACTTGATGAGGATTCTTGGTGGTGGTTATTTGAAAAAATTGGAAATAAAAAAATCCCGATAATGAATTTATCTGGAGGAACTGAAATTGGCGGTGCAATGCTATCTGTTTTTCCTGGGATGAAACTAAAACCCTCTACTGTTGGAATTCCAGTTCCTGGAATGAACCTTGATGTTGTTGATGATGATGGGAATTCTGTAAAAAACAAAAACGGTTATTTGGTTATACGTTCACCTTGGCCTGGAATGACTCGAGGACTACTAAATGACAATGAAAGATTCATTGAAACATATTGGTCTAGATTTGAAAATGTTTGGTTTCATGGAGATTATGTCTATGTTGATGAAGATGATCTTTGGTATATGCGTGGAAGAACAGATGATGTAATTAATGTCTCAGGTCATAGAATGAGTACTGCTGAAATTGAGCATACTGTGATTTCTCATGAAAAAATCTCTGATGCTGCATCAATTGCGATTCCAGATGATTTGACTGGTGAGGCAATTGTTGTTTTCTTTGTTTCTGATAACAAAAACGATTCTAATTTAGAATCAACAATATCTGATTTTATTGGTGAAAAAATTGGCAAAGTTGCAAAACCTAAATTTGTTTTTCAACTAACTGATTTACCAAAGACTAGAACTGGAAAAATTATGAGACGATTACTAAAAGCCAAATTATTAGGTATGGATCTTGGTGATCTGTCTTCCCTTGAAAACCCTCTCGTTTTGGATGAAGTCTCTAAACTAGGTTGA
- a CDS encoding hydrolase, with protein MSEIEKDELIDAQKQVIGILFEVIKRLQANSDLDEEYFEIITKEEKNEIRLNEIMNEREENAKIVGRLLEQLET; from the coding sequence ATGTCAGAGATAGAAAAAGATGAATTAATTGATGCACAAAAACAAGTAATTGGAATCTTGTTTGAAGTAATCAAAAGATTACAAGCTAATAGCGATTTAGATGAAGAGTATTTTGAAATAATAACAAAAGAAGAAAAAAATGAAATCAGATTAAATGAAATTATGAATGAGAGAGAAGAAAATGCAAAAATTGTTGGTAGATTATTAGAGCAATTAGAGACTTAA
- a CDS encoding Lrp/AsnC ligand binding domain-containing protein, which produces MVRAIILVKSPKKLIAARLRKVTSVSDSFPTSGQFDAVAIIDVKQLSEIKEVANQIQKINGVERTETMVEVQ; this is translated from the coding sequence ATGGTAAGGGCCATTATATTGGTGAAATCTCCAAAAAAATTAATTGCTGCTAGATTGCGCAAGGTCACTTCAGTATCTGATTCATTTCCTACTAGCGGTCAATTTGATGCAGTAGCAATCATAGATGTTAAACAACTCTCTGAAATCAAAGAAGTGGCCAATCAGATTCAAAAAATCAATGGAGTTGAACGAACTGAAACCATGGTTGAAGTTCAATGA
- a CDS encoding cob(I)yrinic acid a,c-diamide adenosyltransferase yields MKIYTKTGDDGNTGLQGDLRISKSHPRIFAYGAVDEANASLGIVLANQLDQDISDILTKIQNDLFVVGADLSNPNLNDVKNRVTLEMIQELEQNIDRFESELPPLTNFILPGGSISASQLHFTRTVVRRAETWTVQLAEKDEINSNCIIYLNRLSDLFFVMGRLINKRNNKEDIIWKT; encoded by the coding sequence ATGAAAATATACACCAAAACAGGTGATGATGGAAATACCGGTCTTCAAGGGGATTTACGTATCTCAAAATCCCACCCAAGAATATTTGCATATGGTGCAGTAGATGAAGCAAACGCTTCATTGGGAATTGTTTTGGCAAATCAATTAGATCAAGACATTTCTGACATTCTTACAAAAATTCAAAATGATTTATTTGTGGTTGGTGCTGATCTGTCAAATCCAAATCTTAACGATGTGAAAAATAGAGTAACATTGGAAATGATTCAGGAATTGGAACAAAATATCGATAGATTTGAATCAGAATTACCTCCATTGACTAATTTCATATTGCCTGGAGGTTCAATTTCTGCATCGCAATTACATTTCACAAGAACCGTTGTACGTAGAGCTGAAACATGGACTGTACAACTTGCCGAAAAAGATGAAATTAATTCAAATTGCATCATTTACCTTAATCGCTTATCTGATCTATTTTTTGTCATGGGACGGCTAATCAATAAAAGAAATAACAAAGAAGACATTATTTGGAAAACCTAA
- the gatB gene encoding Asp-tRNA(Asn)/Glu-tRNA(Gln) amidotransferase subunit GatB, whose product MTKIGLEIHCQLTNLESKLFCSCKANYRQFQINENICPVCMGLPGSLPRLNQEAVKKATMIAMALNCSTPDKIAFFRKNYFYPDLPKNFQITQLNIYGDTSVGGPGSIMVGDKKIRITRIQLEEDPGRLIYEGNSSKNQITLVDYNRAGTPLVEIVTEPDFENPKQVREFLNILSDLLENLGVSDPSLEGAMRADANVSIEGGKKVEIKNIGSFHDLEKAVHFEITRQESLHSREIEIAQETRHWDDKRKITISSRSKEEALDYRYFLEGDIPWVTIDPSIQEKLKSEMPESISSKKERYVSKYGIPNQVADVLSSDKFYSDLFEDSHTESNAKEVANIITTDLMGLVDTREKRESSKITATHLRDLADAIQTGKISRNSAKNALYEIVKSGKELSQVMSDLDLGNVSDESELITIIKDVISEEPQAVEQAKSNPQTINFLVGKVMQKTKGKADPKLTLDLLKKQIE is encoded by the coding sequence TTGACTAAAATTGGTTTAGAGATTCACTGTCAATTAACAAATCTTGAAAGCAAATTATTTTGTTCATGTAAAGCAAACTATCGTCAGTTCCAAATTAATGAAAATATTTGTCCTGTATGCATGGGATTGCCTGGAAGCTTACCTCGATTAAATCAGGAAGCAGTAAAAAAAGCAACAATGATTGCAATGGCTCTTAACTGTTCTACTCCAGACAAAATTGCGTTTTTTAGAAAAAATTATTTTTATCCTGATTTGCCAAAAAACTTTCAAATCACTCAACTAAACATCTACGGAGATACTAGTGTGGGTGGTCCTGGCTCCATCATGGTTGGAGATAAAAAAATTAGAATTACTAGAATTCAATTAGAAGAAGATCCTGGAAGGCTGATTTACGAAGGAAATTCGTCAAAAAATCAAATTACACTTGTTGATTATAATCGTGCAGGCACACCTCTAGTTGAAATTGTAACTGAGCCTGATTTTGAGAATCCAAAACAAGTAAGAGAATTTCTCAATATTTTATCTGATTTATTGGAGAACCTTGGTGTATCTGATCCTAGTCTAGAGGGTGCGATGAGAGCTGATGCAAACGTCTCAATTGAAGGTGGCAAGAAAGTTGAGATAAAAAATATTGGTTCCTTTCACGATTTAGAAAAAGCAGTTCACTTTGAAATTACAAGACAAGAGAGTTTACATTCACGAGAAATAGAAATTGCGCAAGAAACTAGACATTGGGATGATAAAAGAAAGATAACAATTTCTTCTCGTTCTAAAGAAGAAGCATTAGACTATCGTTATTTCTTGGAAGGTGATATTCCTTGGGTTACAATTGATCCATCAATTCAAGAGAAACTAAAATCTGAAATGCCTGAAAGTATCAGTTCTAAAAAAGAAAGATATGTTTCCAAATATGGTATTCCAAACCAAGTTGCAGATGTTTTGTCTTCAGACAAGTTCTACTCAGATTTGTTTGAAGATTCTCATACTGAATCTAATGCAAAAGAGGTTGCAAATATCATTACAACTGATTTGATGGGATTAGTTGATACTAGAGAAAAACGTGAATCCTCAAAAATTACTGCAACACATTTACGTGATTTGGCTGATGCTATACAAACAGGAAAGATTTCTAGAAACTCTGCAAAAAATGCATTATATGAAATTGTAAAATCTGGAAAAGAATTATCTCAAGTAATGTCTGATTTAGATTTGGGAAATGTTTCAGATGAATCTGAATTAATCACAATAATTAAAGATGTAATTTCTGAGGAGCCTCAAGCAGTAGAGCAAGCAAAATCTAATCCTCAGACAATAAATTTTCTTGTAGGTAAGGTCATGCAAAAAACAAAAGGAAAAGCAGATCCTAAACTTACATTAGATTTGCTAAAAAAGCAGATTGAATAA
- a CDS encoding pyridoxal phosphate-dependent aminotransferase, giving the protein MKFIVDQQVEDIEMPENLKLNTFLQEFHSDCPHKECGFGFYGFAFGQSPFPVPQIIQDTLIKNVHKGEYAAVSGIPELRNAISKYNKHYFGIDVIPNRIYVGPGTKELIFNLLEILHGTVILPTPAWLGYLPQIRFLKKNYHMLPTRANKKISPADLRKLALRLQDRQKILILNNPHNPTGLLYDKLELEEIADVCREQNITVISDEIYAQTCYDFSKFVSMGKIYPEGTFVTNGLSKSHAAGGYRLGYVIFPQHAIELKDQFKKILATEYTAVSTPIQHAAVAGFEISSEIDEYFEVTRNIHQIMGEYTYHELSAIEGVKATKPDATFYLLADFNAYSPELQKAKISTSQKLSEALIVHPYHTAIVGGDSLVLERTDFSARIAFVDYNGAAVYKNYLENKPKTSSERTQFVKDNAPKIVLGIKMIEQFFEDLKKNNLHELNAKKSSMITS; this is encoded by the coding sequence TTGAAATTTATCGTTGATCAACAAGTTGAAGATATTGAAATGCCTGAAAATCTGAAACTAAACACGTTTCTTCAGGAATTTCATTCTGATTGTCCTCACAAAGAATGTGGATTTGGATTCTATGGATTTGCATTTGGACAATCTCCATTTCCTGTCCCTCAAATTATTCAAGATACATTAATCAAAAATGTTCACAAAGGCGAATATGCTGCAGTTTCTGGAATCCCTGAACTTCGAAATGCAATATCAAAATACAATAAACATTATTTCGGAATAGATGTAATTCCTAACAGAATATACGTTGGGCCTGGAACAAAAGAATTAATCTTTAATCTTTTAGAAATTTTACATGGTACTGTAATTCTACCTACTCCTGCTTGGCTTGGATATCTACCACAAATCCGATTCTTGAAAAAGAACTATCATATGCTTCCAACAAGAGCAAACAAGAAAATTTCTCCAGCTGATTTACGAAAACTTGCACTAAGATTACAAGACCGACAAAAAATATTGATTTTAAACAACCCTCACAATCCTACAGGATTACTATATGATAAACTGGAACTAGAAGAAATTGCAGATGTTTGCAGAGAACAAAATATCACAGTAATTTCTGATGAAATTTACGCCCAAACTTGTTATGATTTTTCAAAGTTTGTTAGTATGGGTAAGATTTACCCTGAAGGGACGTTTGTAACTAATGGATTATCAAAATCTCATGCAGCTGGTGGATATCGTTTAGGTTATGTAATTTTTCCACAACATGCAATAGAACTCAAAGATCAATTCAAAAAAATTCTTGCAACAGAATACACTGCTGTTTCTACACCTATTCAACATGCTGCAGTGGCAGGATTTGAGATTAGCTCAGAAATTGATGAGTATTTTGAAGTCACAAGAAACATTCATCAAATTATGGGTGAATACACTTATCATGAATTATCTGCCATTGAGGGTGTAAAAGCAACAAAACCCGATGCAACATTTTACTTGTTAGCTGATTTTAATGCATATTCCCCAGAATTGCAAAAAGCAAAAATTTCTACGTCACAAAAACTATCTGAAGCATTAATTGTCCACCCCTACCACACTGCAATTGTAGGTGGAGATAGTTTGGTTCTAGAAAGAACTGATTTTAGTGCCCGAATAGCATTTGTTGATTACAATGGTGCAGCAGTATACAAAAATTATCTGGAAAATAAGCCAAAAACTAGTTCAGAGCGAACCCAGTTTGTAAAAGACAATGCCCCAAAAATTGTTTTAGGAATTAAAATGATTGAACAATTCTTTGAAGATCTAAAGAAAAATAATCTACATGAATTAAATGCTAAAAAAAGTTCAATGATTACTAGTTAG
- a CDS encoding TIGR00300 family protein → MSKFSQEIEVSGHLIDSLILTKIFDKIMDLQGEFQVQEINIGKRKKDQSYARLLVKGKNQKHLDEILQTVYREGAVSKIQKEITLKKSPKNNVMPDNFYSTTNNHTQVFHKGKWIQVENMMMDKCIVVKGDRAFCVPVRDVKKGDQIIVGEGGVKINPPERPREGSNVFEFMGSSSSSERPTQHIAKKVADDIYNTKKKGGKIVIVGGPAIVHTGASDAVSELIRSGYIDGVLAGNALAVHDIEYATIGTSLGMNVKDATLAYHGHRNHMDAINSVFKAGSIANMVKTKKLTKGIMYECVKNKVPFVLAGSIRDDGPLPDVITDVAQAQREYKKVLKDASMVIMISTMLHSIATGNMLPANVKVIVVDINQPTVTKLMDRGTWQALGIVSDVGAFLPMVAQQIRKKK, encoded by the coding sequence ATGAGTAAATTTTCACAAGAGATCGAAGTTAGTGGACATCTGATTGATTCGCTGATTTTGACTAAGATCTTTGATAAAATTATGGACTTACAAGGAGAATTTCAAGTACAAGAAATCAATATTGGTAAAAGAAAAAAAGATCAATCATATGCCAGATTATTAGTCAAAGGCAAAAATCAAAAACATTTGGATGAAATTTTACAGACTGTTTACAGAGAAGGTGCAGTATCAAAAATACAAAAAGAGATTACTCTAAAAAAATCTCCAAAAAATAATGTGATGCCAGATAATTTTTACAGCACAACAAATAATCACACTCAAGTTTTCCATAAAGGAAAATGGATTCAGGTAGAAAATATGATGATGGACAAATGTATTGTTGTAAAAGGTGATAGAGCATTTTGTGTTCCAGTAAGAGATGTCAAAAAAGGTGATCAGATAATTGTAGGTGAAGGAGGAGTTAAGATCAATCCACCAGAGAGACCAAGAGAAGGCTCTAATGTCTTTGAGTTTATGGGAAGTTCAAGTTCTAGTGAGAGACCAACTCAACACATTGCAAAGAAAGTTGCAGATGATATTTACAATACAAAAAAGAAAGGTGGAAAAATTGTCATTGTTGGAGGTCCGGCAATAGTCCATACTGGAGCATCCGATGCAGTATCAGAATTAATTAGATCAGGATACATTGACGGGGTTTTGGCAGGTAACGCTTTAGCCGTTCACGATATAGAGTATGCTACTATAGGTACATCGTTAGGAATGAATGTAAAAGATGCAACATTGGCATATCACGGCCATAGAAACCACATGGATGCAATCAATTCTGTCTTCAAAGCAGGTTCTATTGCAAATATGGTAAAAACAAAAAAACTTACCAAGGGAATAATGTATGAATGTGTAAAAAATAAGGTTCCATTTGTACTAGCAGGATCCATTAGAGATGATGGTCCATTACCCGATGTAATTACGGATGTTGCACAAGCACAAAGAGAATACAAGAAAGTTCTAAAAGATGCAAGTATGGTGATTATGATTTCAACCATGCTTCATTCTATTGCAACAGGAAATATGCTTCCAGCAAATGTTAAAGTGATTGTTGTAGACATCAATCAACCAACAGTTACAAAACTTATGGATAGAGGTACATGGCAAGCATTAGGAATTGTTTCAGACGTGGGAGCATTCTTGCCCATGGTTGCACAACAAATTAGAAAAAAGAAATAA